A stretch of Mycobacterium sp. ITM-2016-00316 DNA encodes these proteins:
- a CDS encoding glycerol-3-phosphate dehydrogenase/oxidase, translating into MNPAPLKDSALNRERRSAELESLADGTPVDVLVIGGGITGTGIALDAATRGLRVVLVEKHDLAFGTSRWSSKLVHGGLRYLATGNVGIARRSAIERGILMTRNAPHLVSAMPQLVPLLPGMNRASRALVRVGFVAGDGLRRLAGTSVATLPRSRRIDAARAVQLAPTVRRDGLDGAFLAYDGQLIDDARLVTAVARTAAQHGATVLTRVSAQAAQGDSVRLVDQLTGESVDVRARAVINASGVWAGEVDPSIRLRPSRGTHLVFDAAAFGNPTAALTIPIPGELNRFVFAMPEQLGRVYLGLTDEDAPGPIPDVPQPTQAEVSFLLDTVNTALDTALTKADVRGSYAGLRPLIESGGHTADVSREHAVTESPNGVISVIGGKLTEYRYMAEDVLDRAVALRGLAAGQCRTRNLPLVGAPANPVATLRESVEMPSSLVARYGAEAPNVIARATCDRPAERVAEGIDVLRAEFEYAVSHEGALTAEDILDRRTRIGLVAADRGRAEAVAREFV; encoded by the coding sequence ATGAACCCCGCGCCCCTCAAGGACAGCGCCCTCAACCGCGAGCGCCGCAGCGCCGAACTCGAGTCCCTGGCCGACGGCACACCCGTCGACGTGCTGGTGATCGGCGGCGGGATCACCGGCACCGGTATCGCGCTGGACGCGGCCACCCGCGGGCTGCGTGTCGTGCTTGTCGAGAAACACGATCTGGCGTTCGGCACCAGCCGCTGGAGTTCCAAACTCGTGCACGGCGGGCTGCGCTACCTGGCGACCGGCAATGTCGGCATCGCCCGCCGCAGCGCCATCGAGCGCGGAATCCTGATGACCCGCAACGCACCTCACCTGGTGTCGGCCATGCCGCAGCTGGTGCCACTGCTGCCCGGGATGAACCGCGCTTCCCGCGCCCTGGTCCGGGTCGGCTTCGTGGCCGGCGACGGGCTGCGCAGGCTGGCGGGGACCTCGGTGGCGACGCTGCCGCGATCGCGCCGGATCGATGCCGCCCGCGCGGTGCAGCTGGCGCCGACGGTTCGCCGCGACGGACTCGACGGCGCCTTCCTGGCCTACGACGGTCAGCTGATCGACGATGCCCGGCTGGTCACCGCCGTGGCCCGCACCGCAGCCCAGCACGGAGCCACCGTGCTGACCCGAGTGTCCGCACAGGCCGCACAGGGGGATTCGGTGCGCCTCGTCGATCAGCTCACCGGTGAATCGGTGGACGTGCGCGCCCGCGCGGTGATCAATGCCTCCGGCGTGTGGGCGGGGGAGGTGGACCCGTCGATCAGGTTGCGGCCCAGCCGCGGCACCCACCTGGTTTTCGACGCCGCCGCGTTCGGTAATCCCACTGCGGCGCTGACCATCCCGATACCGGGGGAGCTCAACCGGTTCGTCTTCGCGATGCCCGAGCAGCTGGGTCGGGTCTATCTCGGACTCACCGACGAGGATGCGCCCGGGCCCATTCCCGATGTGCCGCAACCCACCCAGGCCGAGGTGTCGTTCCTGCTCGACACCGTCAACACCGCCCTGGACACCGCGCTGACCAAGGCCGATGTGCGCGGGTCCTACGCCGGGCTGCGCCCGCTCATCGAATCCGGCGGGCACACCGCCGATGTGTCCCGGGAACACGCGGTGACCGAGTCACCCAACGGCGTGATCAGCGTGATCGGCGGCAAGCTCACCGAATACCGCTACATGGCCGAGGACGTGCTGGACCGGGCGGTGGCGCTGCGTGGGCTGGCCGCCGGGCAGTGCCGCACCCGCAACCTGCCGCTGGTCGGGGCACCGGCCAACCCGGTCGCCACGCTGCGCGAGTCGGTGGAGATGCCGTCCTCACTGGTGGCCCGCTACGGTGCGGAGGCGCCGAATGTGATCGCCCGGGCCACCTGCGACCGGCCGGCGGAGCGGGTCGCCGAGGGAATCGACGTCCTGCGTGCCGAATTCGAGTACGCCGTGAGCCACGAGGGCGCGCTGACCGCCGAGGACATCCTGGACCGGCGCACCCGGATCGGACTGGTGGCCGCCGATCGTGGGCGGGCCGAGGCAGTGGCCCGCGAGTTCGTCTAG
- a CDS encoding acyl-CoA carboxylase subunit beta has translation MTTMAPEAAAESLDPRDPLLRLKTFFDDGSVSVLHERDKSGVLAASGTVNGVKTVAFCTDGTVMGGAMGVEGCAHIVNAYDLAIEEQSPIVGIWHSGGARLAEGVKALHAVGLVFEAMIRASGYVPQISVVVGFAAGGAAYGPALTDVIVMAPESKIFVTGPDVVRSVTGEDVDMVSLGGPEAHHKKSGVCHIVADDELDAYERGRRLVGFFCQQGHFDRAKAEAGDTDLKALMPASARRAYDVHPIVEALLDKDSHFEEFQSRWAPSIVVGLGRLAGRTVGVIANNPLRLGGCLNSESAEKSARFVRLCDAFGIPLVVVVDVPGYLPGVDQEWGGVVRRGAKLLHAFGEATVPRVTLVTRKIYGGAYIAMNSRSLGATKVFAWPDAEVAVMGAKAAVGILHKRKLAAAADHERDALHEELAAEHERIAGGVDSAIDIGVVDAKIDPAHTRSVITQALAEAPARRGRHKNIPL, from the coding sequence ATGACCACGATGGCTCCCGAAGCAGCAGCTGAGTCGCTCGACCCGCGCGACCCACTGCTCCGGCTCAAGACGTTCTTCGACGACGGCAGCGTGTCGGTGCTGCACGAGCGTGACAAGTCCGGTGTGCTCGCCGCCTCGGGCACCGTCAACGGTGTGAAGACCGTGGCGTTCTGCACCGACGGCACCGTCATGGGTGGCGCGATGGGCGTCGAGGGTTGCGCGCACATCGTCAACGCCTACGACCTCGCCATCGAGGAGCAGAGCCCGATCGTCGGCATCTGGCATTCCGGGGGCGCACGCCTGGCCGAGGGCGTCAAGGCCCTGCACGCGGTGGGCCTGGTCTTCGAGGCGATGATCCGTGCCTCCGGGTACGTCCCGCAGATCTCGGTGGTCGTCGGCTTCGCCGCCGGTGGAGCCGCCTACGGTCCCGCGCTGACCGACGTCATCGTGATGGCGCCGGAGAGCAAGATCTTCGTCACCGGACCCGATGTGGTGCGCAGCGTGACCGGCGAGGACGTCGACATGGTGTCCCTCGGCGGCCCGGAGGCCCATCACAAGAAGTCCGGTGTGTGCCACATCGTGGCCGACGATGAGCTCGATGCCTACGAGCGCGGTCGCCGCCTGGTCGGATTCTTCTGCCAGCAGGGCCATTTCGACCGCGCCAAGGCCGAGGCCGGCGATACCGACCTCAAGGCCCTGATGCCCGCCTCCGCGCGGCGCGCCTACGACGTGCACCCGATCGTCGAAGCGCTGCTGGACAAGGATTCGCACTTCGAGGAATTCCAGTCCCGCTGGGCCCCGTCCATCGTGGTGGGCCTGGGCCGGCTGGCCGGTCGCACCGTCGGCGTCATCGCCAACAACCCGCTGCGCCTGGGCGGCTGCCTGAACTCCGAAAGTGCGGAGAAGTCGGCGCGTTTCGTGCGCCTGTGTGACGCCTTCGGCATCCCGCTCGTCGTCGTCGTGGACGTCCCGGGTTACCTGCCCGGTGTGGACCAGGAATGGGGCGGCGTCGTGCGCCGCGGCGCCAAGCTGCTGCACGCGTTCGGTGAGGCCACCGTCCCGCGCGTCACGCTGGTCACCCGCAAGATCTACGGCGGCGCCTACATCGCGATGAACTCGCGCTCACTGGGCGCTACCAAGGTCTTCGCCTGGCCGGACGCCGAGGTCGCCGTGATGGGCGCCAAGGCCGCGGTGGGCATCCTGCACAAGCGCAAGCTGGCCGCCGCCGCCGATCACGAGCGCGACGCCCTGCACGAGGAACTGGCCGCCGAGCACGAGCGGATCGCCGGCGGCGTGGACAGCGCCATCGACATCGGCGTGGTGGACGCGAAGATCGATCCCGCCCACACTCGCAGCGTGATCACCCAGGCGCTGGCCGAGGCGCCCGCACGGCGCGGTCGCCACAAGAACATCCCGCTGTAA
- a CDS encoding DUF3145 domain-containing protein encodes MRASNQFAEATTGVVYVHASPAAVCPHVEWALSSTLSARANLKWTPQPAMPGQLRAVTNWVGPVGTGAQLANALRSWSVLRFEVTEDPSEGVDGHRWCHTPQLGLWSGAMSANGDVMVGEQRLRTLMASGADALAADLDSVLGTAWDESLEPYRGGGDTGEVSWLNRGVG; translated from the coding sequence ATGCGTGCGTCGAACCAGTTCGCCGAGGCGACAACTGGCGTGGTCTACGTTCACGCCTCGCCCGCGGCGGTATGCCCACATGTCGAGTGGGCCCTTTCGTCGACCCTGTCGGCGCGGGCGAACCTCAAGTGGACGCCCCAACCAGCCATGCCCGGACAACTGCGTGCCGTCACCAACTGGGTGGGTCCGGTGGGTACCGGTGCGCAGTTGGCCAACGCCCTGCGGTCCTGGTCGGTGCTCCGCTTCGAGGTGACCGAGGACCCCAGTGAGGGCGTCGACGGACACCGTTGGTGCCACACCCCGCAACTCGGTCTGTGGAGCGGGGCAATGAGCGCCAACGGGGACGTGATGGTCGGTGAGCAGCGGCTGCGCACCCTGATGGCCTCCGGCGCCGACGCGCTGGCCGCCGATCTGGACTCGGTGCTCGGCACCGCATGGGACGAATCGCTGGAGCCCTACCGCGGCGGTGGCGACACCGGCGAGGTCAGCTGGCTCAACCGGGGCGTCGGCTGA
- a CDS encoding DUF1905 domain-containing protein, whose amino-acid sequence MDWEFDGAVFQWRGPAPYFFVATPAEVDDFLHAHLGELTYGWGVIPARVGIGATTVSTSLIPKDDVYLVPLKLALRRPEGIDDGDVVRVRLSVGGQPTPRLSQLTSPVSPPPR is encoded by the coding sequence GTGGACTGGGAGTTCGACGGTGCGGTGTTTCAGTGGCGCGGCCCGGCGCCGTACTTCTTCGTCGCCACCCCCGCCGAGGTCGACGACTTCCTGCACGCGCATCTGGGCGAGCTGACCTACGGCTGGGGTGTCATCCCGGCACGGGTGGGTATCGGCGCCACCACGGTGAGCACATCGCTGATCCCGAAGGACGACGTGTACCTGGTGCCGCTGAAGCTGGCGCTACGCCGGCCCGAGGGTATCGACGACGGCGATGTCGTGCGGGTGCGCCTCAGCGTCGGTGGTCAGCCGACGCCCCGGTTGAGCCAGCTGACCTCGCCGGTGTCGCCACCGCCGCGGTAG
- the acpM gene encoding meromycolate extension acyl carrier protein AcpM: MVANQEEIIAGLAEIIEEVTGIEPSEVTMEKSFVDDLDIDSLSMVEIAVQTEDKYGVKIPDEDLAGLRTVGDVVSYIQKLEEENPEAAAALREKFAQ; encoded by the coding sequence ATTGTGGCCAACCAAGAAGAAATCATCGCCGGCCTCGCCGAGATCATCGAAGAGGTCACCGGCATCGAGCCGTCCGAGGTCACGATGGAGAAGTCCTTCGTCGACGACCTGGACATCGACTCGCTGTCGATGGTGGAGATCGCCGTGCAGACCGAGGACAAGTACGGCGTGAAGATCCCCGATGAGGATCTGGCCGGCCTGCGCACCGTCGGTGACGTCGTCTCCTACATCCAGAAGCTCGAAGAAGAGAACCCCGAGGCCGCCGCCGCACTGCGCGAGAAGTTCGCACAGTGA
- a CDS encoding diacylglycerol kinase, translating into MNRVTVLTNPASGHGGASHAAERAITQLHRRGVDVVAIAGRDSAHARQLVEGALERGMDALVVVGGDGIISLALQVLAQTDIPLGIVPAGTGNDHAREFGIPAKDPEAAADVIAEGNISEIDLGRISGADGTDRWFGTVMAAGFDSLVTDRTNRMTWPHGRMRYNLAMVAEISKLRLLPFRLSFDGGEELTTELTLAAFGNTRSYGGGMKICPGADPRDGLLDATMVASASRMKLIRLFPTVFKGTHVDLDEVRTARAKTITVDSPGINAYADGEYVCPLPVTVTAVPNALKILTP; encoded by the coding sequence ATCAACCGGGTCACCGTTCTGACCAACCCAGCGTCGGGACACGGTGGCGCCTCCCATGCCGCGGAGCGCGCCATCACCCAGTTGCACCGGCGCGGTGTGGATGTCGTGGCCATTGCCGGGCGCGACTCCGCGCATGCCCGCCAGCTCGTCGAAGGCGCGCTGGAACGCGGCATGGACGCGCTCGTGGTCGTCGGCGGTGACGGCATCATCTCACTGGCGCTGCAGGTGCTCGCCCAGACCGATATCCCGCTGGGCATCGTGCCGGCGGGCACCGGCAACGATCACGCCCGCGAGTTCGGTATCCCGGCAAAGGATCCCGAGGCCGCGGCCGATGTCATCGCAGAGGGCAACATCAGCGAGATCGATCTCGGCCGGATCTCGGGCGCCGACGGCACCGATCGTTGGTTCGGCACCGTGATGGCCGCCGGGTTCGACTCACTCGTCACCGACCGCACCAACCGGATGACCTGGCCACACGGCCGGATGCGCTACAACCTCGCCATGGTGGCCGAGATCTCCAAGCTGCGACTGCTGCCGTTCCGGTTGTCCTTCGACGGCGGCGAGGAACTGACCACCGAGCTGACCCTCGCCGCGTTCGGTAACACCCGCAGCTACGGCGGCGGGATGAAGATCTGCCCGGGCGCGGACCCACGGGACGGTCTGCTCGACGCGACGATGGTGGCCTCGGCATCCCGGATGAAGCTGATCCGCCTGTTCCCCACCGTGTTCAAGGGCACCCATGTCGATCTCGACGAGGTGCGCACCGCACGCGCGAAGACGATCACCGTCGATTCCCCGGGTATCAACGCCTACGCCGACGGTGAATACGTGTGCCCGCTGCCCGTCACCGTCACCGCGGTACCGAACGCGCTGAAGATCCTCACGCCCTAA
- a CDS encoding TetR/AcrR family transcriptional regulator: MMSISNDDAEASVADRILDAAAACVLAYGIDRVTLAEIARRAGVSRPTVYRRWPDTPSILAALLTSRVTRVLDEAGDREIGREALVARIVAVAARLQHDEIVMSVLHSAPELAMVYIAERLGTSQQILIDATAAQIELAQQHGSVRAGDPRRLAAMCLLITQSTVQSAQMVEPILSSADLAAELAHALNGYLQP, encoded by the coding sequence ATCATGTCAATCAGTAACGATGACGCCGAAGCGTCGGTGGCAGACCGGATCCTCGACGCCGCCGCCGCCTGCGTGCTCGCCTACGGCATCGACCGCGTCACGCTCGCCGAAATCGCCCGCCGCGCCGGCGTCAGCCGCCCGACCGTGTACCGGCGCTGGCCGGACACCCCGTCCATCCTGGCCGCGCTGCTCACGTCCCGGGTCACCCGCGTGCTCGACGAGGCCGGTGACCGCGAGATCGGCCGGGAGGCGCTGGTGGCCCGGATCGTCGCGGTCGCCGCACGGCTGCAGCACGACGAGATCGTGATGTCGGTGCTGCACAGTGCCCCCGAACTGGCCATGGTCTACATCGCCGAACGGCTGGGCACCAGCCAGCAGATCCTCATCGATGCGACCGCCGCCCAGATCGAACTGGCGCAGCAGCACGGCAGCGTGCGCGCCGGCGATCCGCGCCGGCTGGCGGCCATGTGCCTGCTCATCACCCAGTCGACCGTGCAGTCCGCGCAGATGGTCGAGCCCATCCTCAGCTCCGCCGACCTGGCCGCCGAACTGGCCCACGCCCTGAACGGATACCTGCAGCCATGA
- the kasB gene encoding 3-oxoacyl-ACP synthase KasB, protein MTGLSTGNGLPNVVVTGVAMTTALATDADTTWKKLLAGESGIRTLEDDFIEMYDLPVRIGGHLLEDFDSELTRVELRRLSYLQKMSTVIGRRVWENAGSPEVDPKRLMVSIGTGLGSAEELVFAYDGMRAKGLRAVSPLVVQMYMPNGAAAAVGLERKAKAGVTTVISACASGSEGIANAWRNIVFGEADIAICGGVETKIEAVPIAGFAQMRIVLSNTNDDPAGACRPFDRDRNGFVFGEGGAMMVIETEEHAKARGANILARIMGASVTSDGFHIVAPDPNGEQAGHAMSRSIQLAGLQPSDIDHINAHATGTSVGDVAEGVAINNAMKGHKPAVYAPKSALGHSVGAVGAVESILTVFALRDGIVPPTLNLKNLDPDIDLDVVAGEPRTGDYKYAINNSFGFGGHNVALTFGKY, encoded by the coding sequence GTGACTGGGCTCTCGACGGGGAACGGTCTTCCCAACGTGGTCGTCACTGGCGTAGCCATGACGACCGCGTTGGCGACCGACGCCGATACGACGTGGAAGAAGCTGCTGGCGGGTGAAAGCGGCATCCGGACACTCGAAGACGATTTCATCGAGATGTACGACCTGCCGGTGCGTATCGGCGGCCATCTGCTCGAGGACTTCGACAGCGAGCTGACCAGGGTCGAACTGCGTCGCCTGTCATACCTGCAGAAGATGTCGACGGTCATCGGCCGTCGGGTATGGGAGAACGCAGGCTCCCCCGAGGTCGACCCCAAGCGGCTGATGGTCTCCATCGGCACCGGCCTGGGATCGGCCGAGGAGCTCGTCTTCGCCTACGACGGCATGCGGGCCAAGGGCCTGCGCGCGGTCTCGCCGCTGGTGGTGCAGATGTACATGCCCAACGGCGCGGCCGCTGCCGTCGGCCTGGAGCGTAAGGCCAAAGCCGGTGTCACCACCGTGATCTCGGCGTGCGCGTCGGGTTCGGAAGGTATCGCCAACGCCTGGCGCAACATCGTGTTCGGTGAGGCGGATATCGCCATCTGCGGCGGCGTCGAGACGAAGATCGAAGCCGTGCCGATCGCGGGCTTCGCCCAGATGCGCATCGTGCTCTCCAACACCAACGACGACCCGGCCGGTGCCTGCCGGCCGTTCGACCGGGACCGCAACGGTTTCGTGTTCGGCGAGGGCGGCGCCATGATGGTCATCGAGACCGAGGAGCACGCCAAGGCCCGCGGCGCCAACATCCTGGCCCGCATCATGGGTGCCAGCGTCACCTCGGACGGCTTCCACATCGTGGCGCCCGATCCCAACGGCGAGCAGGCCGGGCACGCGATGTCGCGGTCCATCCAGCTCGCGGGCCTGCAACCGAGCGATATCGACCACATCAACGCGCACGCGACGGGCACCAGCGTCGGCGACGTCGCCGAGGGTGTGGCGATCAACAATGCGATGAAGGGCCACAAGCCCGCGGTGTACGCACCGAAATCGGCGCTGGGCCACTCCGTGGGAGCCGTCGGCGCAGTGGAGTCCATTCTCACAGTGTTTGCCTTGCGTGACGGGATCGTCCCCCCAACCCTTAACCTTAAGAATCTGGACCCCGACATCGACCTGGACGTGGTGGCTGGCGAGCCCCGTACCGGTGACTACAAGTACGCGATCAACAACTCGTTCGGATTCGGTGGGCACAATGTGGCGCTCACCTTCGGAAAGTACTGA
- the kasA gene encoding 3-oxoacyl-ACP synthase KasA translates to MTRPSTANGGFPNVVVTAVTATTALAPDIESTWKGLLAGESGIRVLEDDFVGKWDLSVKIGGHLAEPLDPLMSRLELRRMSYVQRMSKYVGNQLWESAGKPEVDPDRFSVVIGTGLGGGEKIVEMYDAMNEGGPRKVSPLAVQMVMPNGAAAVVGLELGARAGVITPVSACSSGSEAIAHAWRQIVMGDADIAVCGGVEGMIEALPIAAFSMMRAMSTKNDDPEGASRPFDKNRDGFVFGEAGAMMIIETEEHAKARGAKPLARLMGAGISSDAFHMVAPAPDGLRAGHAMKRAMETAGLSPSDISHVNAHATATPIGDTAEANALRVAGVGHAAVYAPKSALGHSIGAVGALESILTVLALRDGVIPPTLNYETPDPEIDLDVVAGEPRYGDYQYAINNSFGFGGHNVALAFGRY, encoded by the coding sequence GTGACACGTCCTTCCACTGCTAATGGCGGTTTCCCCAACGTCGTCGTGACCGCCGTCACGGCGACCACTGCGCTCGCGCCGGACATCGAGAGCACGTGGAAGGGTCTGCTGGCGGGCGAGAGTGGCATCCGAGTCCTCGAAGACGACTTCGTGGGCAAGTGGGATCTGAGCGTCAAGATCGGCGGGCACCTCGCGGAGCCCCTCGATCCGCTGATGTCCCGCCTGGAACTGCGACGCATGTCGTACGTCCAGCGCATGTCCAAGTACGTCGGCAATCAACTGTGGGAATCCGCCGGTAAGCCCGAGGTCGATCCCGACCGTTTCTCGGTCGTGATCGGCACCGGCCTCGGTGGCGGCGAGAAGATCGTCGAGATGTATGACGCGATGAACGAGGGCGGACCCCGCAAGGTGTCCCCGCTGGCCGTTCAGATGGTCATGCCCAACGGTGCCGCCGCGGTCGTCGGTCTCGAGCTCGGCGCCCGCGCCGGGGTCATCACCCCGGTGTCGGCGTGTTCGTCGGGTTCGGAGGCCATCGCCCACGCGTGGCGTCAGATCGTCATGGGCGATGCCGATATCGCGGTCTGTGGTGGCGTGGAGGGCATGATCGAGGCACTGCCCATCGCGGCGTTCTCGATGATGCGGGCCATGTCGACCAAGAACGACGACCCGGAGGGGGCGTCGCGGCCGTTCGACAAGAACCGTGACGGCTTCGTGTTCGGCGAGGCCGGGGCGATGATGATCATCGAGACCGAGGAGCACGCCAAGGCTCGCGGCGCCAAGCCGCTGGCCCGTCTCATGGGTGCCGGCATCTCGTCGGACGCCTTCCACATGGTGGCGCCGGCGCCGGACGGTCTTCGGGCCGGCCACGCGATGAAGCGCGCCATGGAGACGGCGGGGTTGTCCCCCTCGGACATCAGCCACGTCAACGCACACGCCACGGCAACCCCCATCGGTGACACCGCAGAGGCCAATGCGCTGCGCGTCGCCGGAGTCGGTCATGCCGCGGTGTACGCGCCCAAGTCGGCGCTGGGCCACTCGATCGGTGCCGTCGGCGCCCTCGAGTCGATCCTGACCGTGCTGGCACTGCGTGACGGTGTCATCCCGCCGACCCTCAACTACGAGACCCCCGATCCTGAGATCGATCTCGATGTTGTTGCGGGCGAGCCTCGTTATGGCGACTACCAGTACGCCATCAACAACTCGTTCGGTTTCGGTGGCCACAATGTGGCATTGGCGTTCGGACGTTACTGA
- a CDS encoding FAD-binding oxidoreductase translates to MKWNAWGDPHAAKPLSDGIKALLKQALGIEGPATPELAITEVQVRPSALTDSDRAALEAVVGAQFCRTDDASRLLRAGGKSTLDLLRRKDTGVQDAPDAVLLPGSEDGIVELLRICSQRRIAVVPFGGGTTVVGGVDPERGGFASVISLDLRRLDALHSLDAVSGEAELGAGVTGPRAEELLGAHGFSLGHFPQSFQFATIGGFAATRSSGQDSAGYGRFDDMVRGLRVVTPAGVLDLGRAPASAAGPDLRQLIVGSEGLFGIITSVRVRVHPVSESTRYEAWSFPDFATGADALRAVIQTGTGPTVIRLSDEAETGVNLATTENIGEQTITGGCLAITAFEGTPAHAESRHAETAALLRAHGATSLGEAPAKGWEHGRFGAPYLRDSLLAAGALCETLETATNWSHVPALKAAVTAALSESLGQALVMCHISHVYPTGASLYFTVVAAQQGDPIEQWRRAKTAASDAMVRTGATITHHHAVGTDHRPWMRAEIGDLGVDILRAVKATLDPAGILNPGKLIP, encoded by the coding sequence ATGAAGTGGAATGCCTGGGGCGACCCGCACGCCGCCAAGCCGCTCTCCGACGGCATCAAGGCACTCCTCAAGCAGGCGCTGGGCATCGAGGGCCCGGCCACCCCCGAACTGGCGATCACCGAGGTGCAGGTGCGGCCGTCGGCGCTGACCGACAGCGACCGCGCGGCCCTGGAAGCCGTTGTCGGGGCGCAGTTCTGCCGCACCGACGACGCCAGCCGGCTGCTGCGTGCCGGCGGCAAGTCGACCCTGGACCTGTTGCGTCGCAAGGACACCGGTGTGCAGGATGCCCCGGACGCGGTGCTGCTTCCCGGCAGCGAGGATGGCATCGTCGAGCTGCTGCGCATCTGTTCGCAGCGCCGGATCGCGGTCGTCCCGTTCGGCGGCGGTACCACCGTGGTGGGCGGTGTGGATCCCGAGCGCGGCGGATTCGCCTCGGTCATCTCACTGGACCTGCGACGCCTGGACGCCCTGCACAGCCTCGACGCGGTCTCCGGGGAGGCCGAACTCGGCGCCGGAGTCACCGGCCCCCGGGCGGAGGAACTGTTGGGCGCACACGGGTTCTCACTCGGGCATTTCCCGCAGAGCTTCCAGTTCGCCACCATCGGCGGGTTCGCCGCCACCCGATCCTCGGGGCAAGATTCCGCCGGCTACGGCCGATTCGACGATATGGTCCGCGGACTGCGGGTGGTGACACCGGCCGGCGTGCTCGACCTGGGCCGCGCCCCGGCCTCGGCGGCCGGCCCCGACCTGCGCCAGCTGATCGTGGGATCCGAGGGCCTGTTCGGCATCATCACCAGCGTGCGGGTCCGGGTGCACCCGGTCTCGGAGTCCACCCGCTACGAGGCCTGGTCCTTCCCCGATTTCGCCACCGGCGCAGACGCATTGCGTGCCGTCATCCAGACCGGCACCGGCCCCACGGTGATCCGGCTGTCCGATGAGGCCGAGACCGGCGTCAACCTAGCCACCACCGAGAACATCGGCGAGCAGACCATCACCGGCGGTTGTCTGGCGATCACCGCGTTCGAGGGGACACCGGCCCATGCCGAGAGCCGCCACGCCGAGACCGCCGCGCTGCTGCGGGCCCACGGCGCCACCTCGCTGGGGGAAGCGCCGGCCAAGGGCTGGGAGCACGGCCGGTTCGGCGCTCCGTACCTGCGGGATTCGCTGCTGGCGGCCGGCGCGCTGTGCGAAACCCTGGAGACCGCGACCAACTGGTCTCATGTGCCCGCCCTCAAGGCCGCCGTCACCGCGGCGCTGTCCGAATCGCTGGGACAGGCCCTGGTGATGTGCCATATTTCGCATGTGTACCCCACCGGAGCGTCGCTGTATTTCACCGTCGTCGCCGCCCAGCAGGGCGACCCGATCGAGCAGTGGCGCCGGGCCAAGACCGCGGCCTCCGATGCCATGGTGCGCACCGGCGCGACCATCACCCACCATCACGCGGTCGGCACCGACCACCGGCCATGGATGCGCGCCGAGATCGGCGATCTCGGCGTGGACATCCTGCGCGCGGTCAAGGCGACCCTGGACCCGGCCGGAATCCTCAACCCCGGCAAGCTGATTCCGTGA
- a CDS encoding serine hydrolase, which produces MGALELLDDWPVSTVAAAVVGPAGRGERSDGRVAVLAAHGDTTHRFRLASVTKPLVARAAQVAVEEGAFELDTPAGPPGSTVRHLLAHASGVAMQSGVRGERSDGRFDVLAAPGTRRIYSNHGFTLLAEALEAATDISVQTYLSEAVFEPLGMTSSTLAGGAPAAGYGGESSVDDLVRFAADLLRPALVTPELHAEATTVQFAGLNGVLPGFGSQRPNDWGLGFEIRAEKKPHWTGTSNSARTYGHFGQSGTFLWVDPAVDLAFVVLTDRDFGEWTYPLWPAISDGVLREFGAH; this is translated from the coding sequence GTGGGCGCACTCGAGCTTCTCGACGACTGGCCGGTCTCTACAGTTGCCGCCGCGGTGGTGGGGCCGGCCGGTCGGGGCGAGCGAAGCGACGGGAGAGTTGCCGTGCTCGCCGCCCACGGTGACACCACCCACCGGTTCCGGCTCGCCTCGGTCACCAAGCCGCTGGTCGCTCGCGCCGCACAGGTCGCGGTGGAGGAGGGCGCCTTCGAACTGGACACGCCGGCCGGCCCGCCGGGTTCGACGGTGCGCCATCTGCTGGCACATGCGTCAGGGGTGGCCATGCAATCCGGTGTCCGGGGCGAGCGAAGCGACGGGAGATTTGACGTGCTCGCCGCTCCCGGGACTCGGCGCATCTACTCCAATCACGGGTTCACCCTGCTCGCCGAGGCGCTGGAAGCGGCGACCGACATCTCGGTGCAGACCTACCTGTCCGAGGCCGTGTTCGAACCGCTCGGCATGACGTCCTCGACGCTGGCCGGGGGAGCGCCGGCCGCCGGGTACGGCGGCGAGTCCTCGGTGGACGATCTGGTGCGTTTCGCCGCCGATCTGCTGCGGCCGGCGCTGGTGACGCCCGAGTTGCACGCCGAGGCGACGACGGTGCAGTTCGCCGGCCTGAACGGGGTACTGCCCGGGTTCGGATCGCAACGCCCGAACGACTGGGGGCTCGGGTTCGAGATCCGGGCGGAGAAAAAGCCGCACTGGACCGGCACATCCAACTCGGCCCGGACCTACGGGCATTTCGGCCAGTCCGGGACGTTCCTGTGGGTGGATCCTGCTGTTGACCTGGCCTTTGTGGTGCTGACCGACCGGGACTTCGGGGAGTGGACGTATCCGCTGTGGCCGGCCATCTCTGATGGAGTCCTGAGAGAATTCGGCGCACACTAG